From Methanocella paludicola SANAE, a single genomic window includes:
- a CDS encoding glycosyltransferase family 2 protein, translated as MDFPKVIILILNWNGKSDTIDCIESLKAVDYPNYYILLIDNGSTDGSVELFKNKYPGIEIIQNKKNLGFAEGNNSGIRYVYDNNYEYLLLLNNDTTVSTDFLNKLVIAAENYKNVGFAGPMIYFYDYHGRKDIISFVGGKLSKWRGTVRHLGAKEVDNGQYNRTIEVDYVEGSCILVKRDVIEKIGLLDPQYFLYWEDTDWCERGRKIGYKTISVPDAKIWHKISATSNRRGGTNSYYMTRNCFIFMRKNASTSQFISFLTYFILFKFWYNILMYGIYYRNIAELKGFLKGTFDYFIKT; from the coding sequence ATGGATTTCCCAAAAGTAATAATCTTAATATTAAACTGGAATGGGAAATCTGATACAATCGATTGCATCGAATCACTTAAAGCTGTGGATTATCCAAATTATTACATTCTATTAATTGATAATGGCTCGACAGATGGTTCGGTAGAGTTATTTAAAAACAAATACCCTGGTATTGAGATAATACAAAATAAAAAAAATTTAGGATTTGCCGAGGGCAATAATTCAGGAATACGATATGTTTATGATAATAATTATGAATATCTTTTACTACTAAACAATGATACTACAGTGTCTACTGATTTTTTAAATAAGCTGGTAATTGCAGCAGAGAATTATAAGAACGTAGGTTTTGCGGGACCTATGATTTATTTTTATGATTATCATGGCAGAAAAGACATTATCAGTTTTGTTGGAGGAAAATTAAGTAAATGGCGAGGTACGGTAAGACATTTAGGTGCAAAAGAAGTAGATAATGGCCAGTATAACAGGACCATTGAAGTCGATTATGTCGAAGGCTCATGCATATTGGTAAAACGTGATGTAATAGAAAAAATTGGATTATTAGACCCACAATATTTTTTATATTGGGAAGATACCGATTGGTGCGAAAGGGGCAGAAAAATTGGTTATAAAACCATATCAGTCCCTGATGCAAAAATATGGCATAAGATCTCTGCGACATCGAATAGAAGAGGCGGTACAAATAGCTATTATATGACAAGAAATTGCTTCATCTTTATGAGAAAGAATGCCAGTACATCGCAATTCATCTCATTCCTTACTTATTTTATATTGTTCAAATTTTGGTACAATATTTTAATGTATGGTATCTATTATAGGAATATAGCTGAATTAAAGGGATTTTTGAAAGGAACATTCGATTATTTTATTAAAACATGA
- a CDS encoding glycosyltransferase family 2 protein translates to MPTVSIIIPAYNQQEYIQSALSSVIDQTLKDWEAIIVNDGSTDNTDIIAQEFIKKDSRFNYIYQDNKGLSEARNTGLKLAKGKYVVFLDSDDILDTQMLELTTGYLEKHVNIDIVNGAWDQIDDNGKAISRRFGPIIRKNYLYDLMLTNLFPVHSLLIKKAVFDYCGFFDVALNSHEDWDMWLRALSNGYKMGYLNHLIAHYRIHPQSMTKNKQRMINSTCQVLDKTFKPSNIDKIKLLDGMPIYWKYQVNSCFYRYRYIIDSRDKNYFKSILDLVLSCVMWPPITFMYISYILTKHTV, encoded by the coding sequence ATGCCCACTGTCAGCATAATAATACCAGCTTATAATCAACAAGAATACATTCAATCAGCATTATCTAGTGTAATTGATCAAACACTAAAAGATTGGGAAGCAATCATTGTCAATGATGGATCCACAGATAATACGGACATAATTGCTCAAGAGTTTATTAAAAAGGATTCACGATTTAATTATATATATCAAGATAATAAGGGCTTATCAGAAGCTCGTAATACTGGATTAAAGTTAGCAAAAGGAAAATATGTCGTATTTTTAGATTCGGATGATATTTTGGATACTCAAATGCTCGAACTAACGACTGGCTATCTGGAAAAACATGTTAATATTGATATTGTAAATGGAGCATGGGACCAAATAGATGATAATGGAAAAGCAATTTCACGTAGATTTGGGCCAATAATACGAAAAAACTATTTGTATGATCTTATGTTGACCAATCTTTTCCCGGTACATTCGTTATTAATAAAAAAAGCAGTATTCGATTATTGCGGTTTTTTTGATGTAGCCCTAAATTCCCATGAAGACTGGGATATGTGGCTCAGGGCATTAAGTAATGGATATAAGATGGGGTACTTAAATCATTTAATCGCCCACTACAGGATTCACCCGCAATCCATGACAAAGAATAAGCAAAGGATGATTAATAGTACGTGTCAGGTATTAGATAAAACTTTTAAACCAAGTAATATTGACAAGATTAAATTGCTAGATGGAATGCCAATATACTGGAAGTACCAGGTCAATTCCTGTTTTTATAGATATAGGTATATTATCGATTCTAGAGATAAAAATTATTTCAAATCGATTTTGGATCTTGTTTTATCATGTGTGATGTGGCCACCAATTACTTTTATGTATATATCGTATATTTTAACAAAACATACTGTATAA
- a CDS encoding glycosyltransferase family 2 protein, whose translation MTEIVPKVSVIVATYNRENVISDTIDSIFNQTFQDYEIIIVDDGSTDNTNAILKKYGNKINYVNIYHSGSPSYARNTGIKLAKGKYIAILDSDDLWFPEKLEKQVNFMENHSDVGVLGTFFETVNDDNGNKKIYLLPTNPNILKWCLIFSNCIAHSSVIIRSEIIKMLGYYDKSVDFCEDYDLWIRASRITNIANLPEVLLSYHIHDSSISSVYFEEQEKIALCIMILNVRKILNNNVSDEIILNMKRVYNGFLLNNNDEVENAFNIMFELYNHYTNNNNLNLKELNSISNIVMYLLLRQVIKERNMGINYRIKIFLKVGIFKMQSIKDIMLKLLYQSYKSSIN comes from the coding sequence TTGACCGAAATTGTGCCGAAAGTAAGTGTAATTGTCGCAACATATAACAGAGAAAATGTTATATCAGACACCATAGATAGTATATTCAATCAAACTTTCCAGGATTATGAAATTATTATTGTTGACGATGGATCGACAGATAATACAAATGCTATTCTAAAAAAATATGGAAATAAAATAAATTATGTCAATATCTACCACTCAGGATCACCATCTTATGCAAGGAACACAGGCATAAAGTTAGCAAAAGGAAAGTATATAGCAATATTAGATTCGGATGATTTATGGTTCCCGGAAAAATTAGAGAAACAGGTTAATTTTATGGAGAATCACAGTGATGTGGGGGTATTAGGCACGTTCTTTGAAACAGTTAATGACGATAACGGAAATAAAAAAATATATTTATTACCGACTAACCCCAATATATTAAAATGGTGCCTTATCTTTAGCAATTGTATCGCCCATTCTTCTGTTATTATAAGAAGTGAAATAATCAAAATGTTGGGGTATTATGATAAGTCGGTAGATTTTTGTGAGGATTATGACCTATGGATCCGGGCGAGTCGCATTACGAATATCGCCAATCTCCCCGAAGTGTTATTGAGTTATCACATACACGATAGTAGTATTTCATCAGTCTATTTTGAAGAGCAAGAAAAAATTGCCTTGTGCATTATGATATTAAATGTTAGAAAAATTTTAAATAATAATGTATCCGATGAAATAATACTAAATATGAAGAGGGTATATAACGGATTTCTATTGAATAATAATGATGAAGTGGAAAATGCTTTTAATATTATGTTTGAGCTCTATAATCATTATACGAATAATAACAATCTGAATTTAAAAGAATTAAATTCTATATCGAATATTGTTATGTATTTATTGTTGAGACAGGTGATAAAAGAAAGGAATATGGGCATTAATTATCGTATAAAAATATTTTTAAAAGTTGGCATATTTAAAATGCAATCTATAAAAGATATAATGTTGAAGCTATTATATCAATCTTATAAATCATCAATTAATTGA
- a CDS encoding CgeB family protein codes for MKYDYGNPNQGYSFEHYNFYDSLVNIGHDILYFDYMTLMQQYGREWMNNKLFEIVKKENPDLMFTVLFKEELDKNIVKKISDSTDTITLNWFCDDHWRFDNFTKYWAPCFNYVVTTAKSALPKYEKMGYTNVIKSQWACNNFLYKKMELQFKYDSSFIGQPHGNRREIIQRIKNSNIQIETWGTGWESGRVTQEEMIKIFNQSRINLNLSNSSTINNINILGKIKSMFVKNKNDKIIFNHINNQIKGRNFEVPGCGSFMLTGIAEDLDQYYDINKEVCCFEDMNDLLYKINYYLNHDEERRQIANAGYIRTLKEHTYVHRFNDIFKHIAWASTPSDITYIGKPKHGSTVEIIK; via the coding sequence ATGAAGTACGATTATGGCAATCCCAATCAGGGTTATAGCTTCGAGCATTATAATTTCTATGACTCACTCGTTAATATTGGTCACGATATCCTTTATTTTGATTATATGACACTCATGCAACAATATGGAAGAGAGTGGATGAATAATAAGTTGTTCGAGATAGTAAAAAAAGAAAACCCTGACTTAATGTTCACAGTTTTGTTTAAGGAAGAGCTCGATAAAAACATAGTAAAAAAAATATCCGATAGTACGGATACTATTACACTAAATTGGTTCTGCGATGATCACTGGAGATTTGATAACTTTACAAAATATTGGGCACCGTGTTTTAACTATGTCGTGACGACAGCAAAGAGTGCACTACCGAAATACGAAAAAATGGGTTATACGAATGTAATAAAAAGCCAGTGGGCATGTAATAATTTTTTATATAAAAAAATGGAACTGCAGTTTAAGTATGACTCTTCGTTTATTGGGCAACCTCATGGAAATCGGCGTGAGATAATACAAAGAATAAAAAATTCGAACATTCAAATAGAGACGTGGGGCACCGGTTGGGAATCTGGGAGGGTGACTCAAGAGGAAATGATAAAGATATTCAATCAAAGTCGTATTAATCTAAATTTGAGCAACAGTTCTACTATAAATAATATAAATATTTTAGGAAAAATAAAATCTATGTTTGTAAAAAACAAGAACGATAAAATAATATTCAATCATATTAATAATCAGATTAAAGGGCGAAATTTTGAAGTACCTGGTTGCGGCAGTTTCATGTTAACAGGTATCGCCGAAGATCTAGATCAATATTATGACATTAATAAAGAAGTTTGTTGTTTCGAAGATATGAATGACCTGTTATATAAAATCAATTACTATCTCAATCATGATGAAGAAAGACGCCAGATAGCTAACGCAGGATATATAAGAACATTAAAAGAACACACTTACGTCCATAGATTTAACGATATATTCAAGCATATAGCCTGGGCATCCACTCCATCAGATATTACTTATATCGGAAAACCAAAGCATGGAAGTACTGTTGAGATAATAAAATAA
- a CDS encoding DUF268 domain-containing protein has protein sequence MDISSSLYFCSIMSSVIPIKFYDYRPAEIILTGLSADRADLLALPFDDMSIKSISCMHTVEHIGLGRYGDLINPMGDLKAISELKRILAQDGSLLFVVPIGKPKIAFNAHRIYSYEQIMGYFSDLTLEEYALIPDNQNDIGIIYNASKEITDKQEYGCGCFWFRKNKGA, from the coding sequence GTGGACATCTCATCATCCTTGTATTTTTGTTCAATAATGTCTTCAGTGATACCAATAAAATTTTATGATTATCGCCCTGCTGAGATAATATTAACAGGTTTATCCGCAGATAGAGCTGACTTATTAGCTTTACCGTTTGATGACATGAGTATAAAATCAATATCATGTATGCACACTGTAGAACATATCGGGTTGGGGAGATACGGGGACCTAATTAATCCGATGGGAGACCTAAAGGCGATATCTGAACTCAAAAGAATACTAGCGCAAGATGGCTCCTTGTTGTTTGTTGTTCCAATTGGAAAACCAAAAATTGCATTCAATGCGCATCGTATATATTCTTATGAGCAGATTATGGGTTATTTTTCTGATCTTACCCTAGAAGAATATGCATTAATCCCTGATAATCAAAACGATATCGGTATCATTTATAATGCATCTAAAGAGATAACAGATAAACAGGAATATGGTTGCGGCTGTTTCTGGTTTAGAAAGAATAAGGGGGCATAA
- a CDS encoding ABC transporter ATP-binding protein, with amino-acid sequence MSEIAIQVEHMGKQYRIGQKAPYLTFRDAITNTITAPIKRFKEGSRLTDQESKFWALKDVSFDVEKGEVLGIIGRNGAGKSTLLKILSRITDPTEGYAKIYGRVGSLLEVGTGFHPELTGRENIYLSGSILGMKKSEIDNKFDEIVKFAETEKFLDTALKHYSSGMQVRLGFAVAAYLDPEILIIDEVLAVGDAEFQKKCLGKIEDVSKAGRTVLFVSHNMEAIERLCSRVIQLDKGKIVQNSNSVNSVIHNYLYANYEERSFEWINSRNEFNSHWLVPRKFYLSNKNNIKQGIFTNNSEIWINIELEIKELDSALTIGYAIYDESGNLLYWSYHTDVTKNKWPDLKLGMITLRSMIPKRLLNEGIYKIELIGSLHFREWLLQPIINAPSIYLTIQGELSDSPLWMVKRPGILAPVIDWCIIDNDEMGQLDSNIM; translated from the coding sequence ATGAGCGAGATAGCGATACAAGTGGAGCATATGGGGAAGCAGTATCGCATAGGGCAAAAAGCGCCGTATTTGACATTCAGGGATGCGATAACAAATACCATAACAGCACCAATAAAAAGATTCAAGGAAGGAAGTCGATTAACCGATCAAGAAAGTAAATTCTGGGCATTAAAAGATGTATCATTCGATGTTGAAAAGGGAGAAGTATTAGGCATTATAGGTCGCAATGGAGCTGGAAAAAGTACATTATTAAAAATATTGTCAAGAATCACAGATCCAACAGAGGGATATGCAAAAATTTATGGAAGAGTTGGATCGCTTTTAGAGGTGGGGACAGGTTTTCATCCAGAACTGACCGGTCGAGAGAATATTTATTTGAGCGGTTCAATCCTAGGAATGAAAAAGTCGGAGATTGATAATAAATTCGATGAAATAGTTAAGTTTGCGGAAACAGAAAAGTTCCTAGACACCGCTCTAAAGCATTATTCAAGTGGAATGCAGGTACGGCTGGGTTTTGCTGTAGCTGCGTATCTAGACCCCGAAATATTAATAATTGACGAAGTTTTAGCTGTTGGTGATGCTGAGTTTCAAAAGAAATGCCTAGGCAAAATTGAAGATGTATCAAAAGCTGGCAGAACAGTTCTTTTCGTGAGTCATAATATGGAAGCCATTGAAAGGCTTTGCTCTCGAGTTATACAATTAGATAAAGGTAAAATTGTTCAAAATTCTAATAGTGTAAATTCTGTAATTCATAATTATTTATATGCTAACTATGAGGAAAGATCATTTGAATGGATTAACTCAAGAAATGAGTTTAATAGTCATTGGTTAGTGCCAAGAAAATTTTATCTATCTAATAAAAACAATATCAAACAGGGGATATTTACTAATAATAGTGAAATATGGATAAATATTGAGCTAGAAATAAAAGAATTGGATTCAGCACTTACAATTGGATATGCGATATATGATGAATCAGGTAATCTATTATATTGGTCATACCATACTGATGTAACTAAAAATAAATGGCCAGATTTAAAATTAGGGATGATTACTTTGAGAAGTATGATTCCTAAAAGACTTTTAAATGAGGGCATTTATAAAATTGAATTAATTGGAAGCCTTCATTTTAGAGAATGGCTTTTACAACCAATTATAAATGCGCCATCAATATACCTTACAATTCAAGGAGAATTAAGCGATTCTCCACTCTGGATGGTTAAACGGCCGGGGATTTTAGCCCCAGTTATAGACTGGTGTATTATTGATAATGATGAAATGGGCCAATTAGATAGTAATATAATGTAA
- a CDS encoding ABC transporter permease: protein MPVTIIKPSKGWMPINLHELWEFKDLLYFFTWRDIKLRYKQTVLGFAWAIIQPFFAMLIFTLFFGSLAKLPSDGVPYPIFAYAALLPWTMFSESIARSTSTMVMNSNIIKKVYFPRMALPISSVLSPIVDFAIAFVILILMMAYFGVMPTINVIWMPAFLLLAIVTSLGVGLWTSALNARYRDIQYVVPFVIQIWMFASPVVYASSMIPVQYQFLYGLNPMAGVIEGFRWSLLSTNAPGMIIIASVVVSLALLVSGAFYFRRMEKTFADEV, encoded by the coding sequence TTGCCTGTAACAATCATCAAGCCGTCGAAGGGCTGGATGCCGATCAACCTTCACGAGCTCTGGGAGTTCAAAGACCTTTTATATTTCTTCACGTGGAGAGACATCAAGCTCCGGTATAAGCAGACGGTCTTAGGCTTCGCCTGGGCGATTATCCAGCCATTCTTTGCGATGTTGATATTCACGTTGTTCTTCGGCAGCCTGGCGAAGTTACCTTCGGATGGCGTGCCTTATCCGATATTCGCCTATGCTGCACTGCTTCCATGGACGATGTTCTCGGAAAGCATTGCGAGATCGACCAGTACAATGGTCATGAATTCTAATATCATAAAAAAAGTCTATTTCCCCAGGATGGCGCTGCCGATCTCTAGCGTACTTTCTCCGATTGTAGATTTTGCGATAGCGTTTGTTATTCTTATACTGATGATGGCCTATTTTGGCGTGATGCCCACGATCAATGTTATCTGGATGCCGGCGTTCCTGTTACTGGCCATCGTGACATCGTTAGGCGTCGGGCTCTGGACTTCGGCCCTGAACGCCCGGTATAGGGATATTCAATACGTAGTACCATTCGTGATACAGATCTGGATGTTCGCGTCCCCCGTGGTTTATGCATCGTCGATGATACCGGTACAATATCAATTCCTGTATGGGCTGAACCCTATGGCAGGCGTTATAGAAGGGTTTAGGTGGTCGCTGCTAAGCACAAATGCGCCAGGAATGATAATCATAGCTTCAGTAGTAGTGTCGTTAGCTCTACTAGTGTCCGGAGCATTCTATTTCAGGCGGATGGAGAAGACATTCGCTGATGAGGTCTGA
- a CDS encoding glycosyltransferase family 39 protein: MDEIYYDSLANNLIEGKLYAKFGGSYSPGYPIFLSLAYAISNDKEVIYHIMLAISAIVTTSIIFPTYFLLKKYCNLIISIIGSLAVTTLPLLNYNSFTIMTEVLFIPLFLFSIWFILKSYETNDKKWELLASLSVVYLYITRSNGISMLIAFILTFFYYLLSNKKYDSVTNLLKKKWFLIGTFTLFLISWVFFSMYVTDINNLWGEREEQLASWTYGSSYNVFTIFWQAVNGLSTINGLLRIIGCLIYLINYLFLSSYFLLFVAIFFLLMLFIHDKKIINNNASVLIFYLFTTILFLILTTLVFTFISGETLLGRYVEPVIPPIIILSIISIYKIDWKILSVKYVNLFILLFILIILIVLFILMYNSTIILGFLSFVNNPSLYAYTSFYDPFFGINYGQALNMPTWNIPSAALIIVFFLLLLMLIYLSISDKRYICVLLLVIIIFSYFFSLNIYYNELFQSKYESYHENAIYNFIKNNTNSNTLLILDNNEFNNNFYLYNYWNMGDSSLQDIKNNTLVKSQNKKIYLLSNKTLEYDIVACDDYMKLYMI, from the coding sequence ATGGATGAAATCTATTATGATAGTTTGGCTAATAATTTAATAGAAGGTAAATTATATGCTAAATTTGGCGGTTCTTACTCCCCCGGATATCCTATATTTTTATCTCTAGCATATGCTATATCAAATGATAAAGAAGTGATTTATCATATAATGTTAGCAATAAGTGCGATAGTGACAACCTCAATTATTTTTCCAACATATTTCTTATTAAAAAAATATTGTAATTTAATTATTTCCATTATTGGTTCCCTTGCTGTTACTACCCTGCCTTTATTAAATTATAATAGTTTTACAATAATGACTGAAGTATTATTCATACCTTTATTTTTATTTTCAATTTGGTTCATACTCAAAAGTTATGAAACAAACGATAAGAAATGGGAGTTACTAGCATCTCTATCGGTCGTATACTTATATATAACAAGATCGAATGGTATATCAATGCTTATTGCATTTATTCTAACCTTTTTTTATTATTTATTAAGTAATAAAAAGTATGATAGTGTTACTAATTTATTAAAGAAAAAATGGTTTTTAATAGGTACTTTCACGTTATTTTTAATTTCTTGGGTATTTTTTTCCATGTATGTAACAGATATAAATAATTTATGGGGAGAACGCGAAGAACAGTTAGCAAGTTGGACATATGGCTCATCTTATAATGTTTTTACTATATTTTGGCAAGCAGTAAATGGACTATCAACTATAAATGGATTATTACGCATTATAGGATGTCTTATTTATTTAATAAATTACCTTTTTTTATCATCATATTTTTTATTATTTGTTGCCATCTTTTTTTTATTAATGTTATTTATACACGATAAAAAGATCATCAACAATAATGCGTCAGTATTAATCTTTTACTTATTTACTACAATACTTTTTTTAATTTTAACAACGCTTGTTTTTACATTTATTAGTGGTGAAACATTATTAGGTAGATATGTTGAACCAGTTATACCCCCAATTATAATTTTAAGTATAATAAGTATTTACAAAATAGATTGGAAAATATTAAGTGTTAAATATGTTAATTTGTTTATATTATTATTTATATTAATTATTTTAATAGTACTATTTATACTAATGTATAATAGCACAATTATACTTGGGTTTTTAAGTTTTGTAAATAATCCATCATTATATGCATATACTTCGTTCTATGATCCTTTCTTCGGGATAAATTATGGTCAAGCATTAAATATGCCTACATGGAACATACCATCGGCAGCATTGATAATTGTTTTTTTCTTATTATTATTAATGTTGATATACTTATCAATTAGTGATAAACGTTATATTTGCGTATTGTTACTTGTTATAATTATATTTTCATACTTCTTTTCGCTGAATATATATTATAATGAATTATTCCAGTCAAAATATGAATCATATCATGAAAATGCCATATACAATTTCATAAAAAATAATACAAATTCTAATACACTATTAATTTTAGATAATAATGAGTTTAATAACAATTTTTATTTATATAATTATTGGAATATGGGAGATTCGAGTTTACAAGATATAAAAAACAACACATTAGTAAAAAGTCAAAACAAAAAGATATATTTACTATCGAATAAAACTTTAGAATATGATATAGTAGCATGTGATGACTATATGAAATTATATATGATTTAA
- a CDS encoding type IV pilin — MKANRFANNDEGVSAVIGVILMVAVTVILAAVIAAFVFGMVGGVKKTYTVAATAQRTSVNTVLITYNGGQDSAQVVELTASAVGGTISGTLGTTVGSSIQVTNAANPCTVTVTSKWADGSTSVIMTQTL; from the coding sequence ATGAAGGCAAACAGATTTGCAAACAATGATGAGGGTGTCTCCGCCGTAATCGGTGTCATCCTCATGGTCGCAGTCACCGTCATTCTGGCGGCTGTCATCGCGGCTTTCGTATTCGGCATGGTTGGCGGAGTCAAGAAGACTTACACTGTTGCGGCAACTGCGCAGAGAACAAGTGTTAACACAGTCCTTATTACATACAATGGTGGTCAGGATTCCGCACAGGTTGTTGAGTTAACTGCATCGGCTGTTGGTGGTACTATCTCTGGTACATTGGGTACAACCGTTGGTAGCTCAATTCAAGTAACTAATGCTGCTAACCCGTGTACTGTAACTGTCACGTCTAAGTGGGCTGATGGATCAACATCAGTGATAATGACACAAACCCTGTAA
- a CDS encoding sodium-translocating pyrophosphatase gives MDFTILAPIAGLLALVAAGYFAYSVLKENAGTPRMKEISGAVQEGAMAFLNRQYTTIAIFAVIIAVVLGFFISWYVAGGFLLGAILSAVAGYIGMNISVRSNVRTAEAAKSGLAKALSVAFRGGSVTGLAVVGLGLLGISGVYLISAYVLTPAGQPVDLKPLIGLGFGASLVSLFARVGGGIYTKAADVGADLVGKVEAGIPEDDPRNPAVIADNVGDNVGDCAGMGADLFETYIVTALAAMLLGNIPAVQTALTTQFGLNPSFVSNLVTFPLILGAGAIIASIIAIFFVRLGKSNNIMGALYKGLIAATVISVILFAAANYYLLGMNMGILIASFVGLAVMACLFIITEYYTGTGHRPVNEVAKASLTGAGTNIITGIAMGLEATALPVLVIVIGIFVAYQFAGLYGIAIAAVAMLSVTGIIVAIDSYGPITDNAGGIAEMAELPPEVRKHTDALDAVGNTTKAVTKGYAIGSAALAALALFAAFKADIVMPAGTSLNLSIDNPIVLIGLFIGGAVPFLFSALCMLAVGRAAFNIVEEVRRQFKEIPGIMEGKAKPDYGRCVDIVTIAALKQMALPAILAVLTPLLVGFILGPAALSGLLLGVIITGLVLALHMTSAGAAWDNAKKFIESGNYGGKKSDAHKAAVVGDTVGDPYKDTAGPSLNALIKVMNTISLIFIGLITTYYLLR, from the coding sequence ATGGATTTCACCATACTAGCGCCCATCGCGGGTCTACTCGCCCTGGTGGCCGCCGGATACTTCGCCTACTCCGTGCTCAAGGAGAACGCGGGCACGCCGAGGATGAAGGAGATCTCCGGAGCGGTCCAGGAGGGCGCGATGGCGTTCCTGAACAGGCAGTATACGACCATAGCGATCTTCGCCGTGATCATCGCCGTCGTTCTGGGATTCTTTATCAGCTGGTACGTTGCAGGAGGCTTCCTTCTGGGCGCCATCCTGTCGGCGGTGGCCGGCTATATCGGCATGAACATTTCCGTGCGGTCGAACGTGAGGACCGCCGAGGCTGCAAAGAGCGGCCTGGCCAAGGCGCTTTCCGTGGCCTTCCGCGGCGGCTCCGTTACGGGCCTTGCAGTCGTCGGTTTAGGCTTACTGGGCATTAGCGGCGTTTACTTGATCTCCGCTTACGTCCTTACCCCGGCGGGTCAGCCCGTAGACCTGAAGCCCCTTATCGGCTTAGGTTTCGGCGCCAGCCTTGTCAGCCTGTTCGCCCGTGTGGGCGGCGGTATTTATACCAAGGCGGCTGACGTGGGCGCGGACCTTGTGGGCAAGGTCGAGGCGGGCATCCCCGAGGATGACCCGAGGAACCCGGCCGTTATCGCCGATAACGTGGGCGACAACGTGGGCGACTGCGCCGGCATGGGCGCCGACCTGTTCGAGACTTACATTGTCACGGCGCTGGCCGCCATGTTGCTGGGCAACATCCCCGCGGTCCAGACGGCCCTGACCACGCAGTTCGGGCTGAACCCGTCCTTCGTCTCTAACCTGGTCACCTTCCCGCTAATACTGGGCGCCGGCGCCATTATCGCGTCGATCATCGCCATCTTTTTCGTGAGGCTGGGCAAGAGCAACAACATCATGGGCGCCCTCTACAAGGGCCTCATTGCTGCCACCGTCATATCGGTCATATTGTTCGCTGCAGCAAACTACTACCTGCTCGGCATGAACATGGGCATACTTATTGCCTCGTTCGTGGGCCTGGCAGTGATGGCCTGCCTGTTCATCATCACCGAGTATTACACGGGCACGGGCCACCGGCCGGTCAACGAGGTCGCCAAGGCGTCGCTCACCGGCGCCGGCACGAATATCATCACTGGCATCGCCATGGGCCTTGAGGCCACCGCGCTGCCGGTGCTGGTCATCGTCATCGGCATCTTCGTGGCCTACCAGTTCGCTGGCCTGTATGGTATCGCCATCGCGGCGGTCGCCATGCTCTCGGTCACGGGCATCATCGTGGCCATCGATTCCTACGGTCCAATCACCGACAACGCGGGCGGCATCGCCGAGATGGCCGAGCTGCCCCCCGAGGTCAGGAAGCACACCGATGCGCTTGATGCCGTGGGCAACACCACGAAGGCCGTGACTAAAGGTTATGCCATAGGTTCTGCGGCTCTCGCCGCGCTTGCCCTGTTCGCCGCCTTCAAGGCGGACATCGTCATGCCGGCCGGGACTTCCCTGAACCTGTCCATCGATAACCCGATCGTGCTCATCGGCCTGTTCATCGGCGGCGCCGTGCCGTTCCTGTTCAGCGCCCTGTGCATGCTGGCCGTGGGCCGTGCGGCGTTCAACATCGTCGAAGAGGTCCGTCGCCAGTTTAAGGAGATTCCCGGCATCATGGAAGGCAAGGCAAAGCCGGACTATGGCAGGTGCGTCGATATTGTGACGATCGCTGCCTTGAAGCAGATGGCACTTCCGGCCATCCTGGCGGTTTTGACTCCTCTGCTTGTCGGGTTCATCCTTGGGCCTGCAGCGCTGAGTGGCCTGCTGCTCGGTGTGATCATTACCGGCCTGGTGCTTGCGCTGCATATGACGTCCGCAGGCGCTGCCTGGGATAATGCGAAGAAGTTCATTGAGTCTGGTAATTACGGCGGCAAGAAGAGCGATGCTCACAAGGCTGCTGTAGTCGGTGACACAGTCGGTGACCCGTATAAGGATACCGCCGGGCCGTCGCTGAACGCACTGATCAAGGTCATGAATACTATTTCGCTGATCTTCATCGGCCTGATCACCACGTATTACCTGCTCAGGTAA